The sequence ATTGGAGGGTTCGTCGTCGCGCTATAAGCGGCCTCCGGTCCCCCGGACGGCGGCATCGCCGTGACCGCCCCCCGCTTCCCCTGCACGCTGAATGACAATCCTTAAGGCGGATCTTACGAGAGATACTATTCAAATGCTCGATCAGTTCAAGGGCTGTCTTCTCGGGGCCGCAATGGGCGATGCGCTCGGCATGGCGCGGGAGAGCACCCCTCCCGACTTCCAGCGCCTCCATGAGGGATACCGCCGGGCCTGGCGCGGCCACCCGAACGCGGGGTTGAAGCCCGGGCGGTTCACCGACGACACCCAGATGATGCTCCTCGTCGCCGGGATGCTCGTCGGCGGCACCTACTCTGAGCAGGGGTACGCGGCCGCCCTTGCCCGGATGTACATGAACGAGGAGCTCCGGTTCCCCGACGCCGCCGTGGACGCCGCGTGCCGGCGCCTCCTCCTCTCCGGCGAGCAGTTGGGCGGCGTCGCTTCCAACACCGCCGGCTGCATCAGCATCTCCATCCCGTTCGCGCTCGCCTACAGCGACCCGGTCGATGTGACCGAACGGGTGGTCCAGGCCTGCAGCGTCACCCATACTCACCCGGCGGCGCACGCCGGCGCGGTCACCGTCGCGATGCTCGTCCACTACGCCGTCCGCGGCCGCCCCGACGCGCTCTCCCTCGCCGAGAAGCATGCGGGCCTCGAGGACATCACCCTCGGCAACAAGATCCGCGCCGCCGTCCGCCTTGCAAACGAGGGGATCAGCCTTGAGAGCGCGCTATCGGTGATCGGGAACGACGTGACCGTCTACCAGACCGTCCCGCTCGCATTCTTCCTTATCCACCGCATCAGGGATGTCTCAGTGCTCCTCAACACCGCCGCCCATGTCGGGGGGAACACCGACACCATCGCGTTCATCTGCGGCGCCTACGCGGGCGCGACCTACGGAAAATCCGCGCTGCCCCGTGACCTCCTCGAAGGTCTTGAGGGTCGGGATGCGATCGAATCGATGGCTGCCCGGCTCTACGAACGATACATCACAAAGCCTTAAGATTCTATAAAAGACACATCTTCCGTATGGAAATTGCGATTATCGGTGCATCCGGATACACCGGCGGCGAGTTAATGCGGCTCCTGCTGAACCACTCGTCCGCAGACGTCGTCACCGCGACATCCCGGAAGCTGGACGGCACCCCCGTCGCCTCGGTCCATCCCCACCTCCGGGGGTTGACCGATCTCGTCTTTCGGAACATCGAAGCCGGCGATATCGACGCCGACTTTGCCTTCCTCGCCGTACCGCACACCGCGGCGATGAAGATTGCCGGGACGCTTGCAGAGCGGGGGATTAAGACCGTCGACCTCTCTGCCGACTACCGGCTCGCAAAGGACGTCTACGAGAAGACCTACGGCGTGCGCCACGAGGCCTACTTCGAGGCCCCCTATGGTCTCGTCGAACTCCACCGGGACGAGGTCAGGGGGGCATCCTTCGTCGCGAACCCGGGCTGCTTCCCGACCGGGGCGACGCTCGCGGCGGCACCGCTGGCGAAGTTTGCCCACACGATCATCTACGACTCAAAGACCGGGGTCACCGGGGCAGGCAACACCCCGTCGGGAACCACCCACTACCCCAACGTCGGCGACAACTTCAGCGCCTACAAGTGGACGACCCACCGCCACCTTGCCGAGATGAAACAGGAGGCAGCCCGGCTCGGCTCAACCGCCCGGTGCTACTTCACGCCGCACCTCCTCCCGGTGAACCGGGGCATCCTCACGACGGCCCATATCCTCCTCCGCGAGCCGATGGAGCAGGACGAGGTCGAGGCGCTCTACCGGAAGTTCTACGAAGACGAGTTCTTCGTCCGCTACCAGAAACCGACCCTTGCCGCCGTGCGGGGAACGAACTTCTGCGACGTGGCCGTGGAGAGCGAAGGCGACCGCGTCGTCGCGATATCGGCGATCGACAACCTGGTCAAGGGCGCAAGCGGCCAGGCGATCCAGAACATGAACCTGATGTGCGGGTTTGCGGAAGACGACGGTCTCCGCTTCGCCGGCATGCTTCCATGAGGTGATGGCGGTGCTGATCAAGGATATCATGACCCCGGACCCGGTGACCGTCCGGGTCGACTCACCGGTCCGCGAGGCGGCAGGGCTGCTCCGGAAGTACCATATCGGCGGGCTCCCCGTCATGGATGGCGACCGGGTGGCGGGAATCGTCACCGAGACCGATATCATATCGCTCCTTGATGTCGGCGATCTCTCAAGCGACCTCTGGCTTCCGTCGCCGCTTGAGGTGATCGAGGTCCCTATCAGGGAGTTCATCAACTGGGAGAAGACAAAACGGGCGCTCACCGATATCAGCGATATGGAGGTGCGGCGGGTGATGAGCAGCCCGGTCGTCACGATCGACGAAGAGTCTGATATCGTCGATGCGGCCTCCCTGATGCTCAGGGAGAGGATCGCACGCCTCCCGGTGCTCCGCGACGGAAAGCTGGTTGGGATCGTCACCCGGGCCGACATCGTCCGGGGCATCGGGGCGCCCGCCGGGGAGGAGGAAGAGGCATGAAGAGCATCTGTGCGACAAAAGGCGTCAGCGCCGCCGGGATCAAGGAAGGAAAGTTCGGGCTTGCGCTGATCCGGGCGAGCGGGACCGCGGCCGGGGTCTTCACCTCGAACAAGATGCGAGCGGCCCCGGTCGAGGTGATGATGGACCGGATGCGTCGGGGCAGACTCGATGCCGTCGTCGTGAACAGCGGGTGCGCAAACGCCTACACCGGCAAGCGGGGAATCCGCGATGCGGAGGAGATGTGCGCTATCGCGGCCGCTCCGCTCGGGCTTGAGCCGGAGTCGGTCGGTGTTGCGAGCACCGGGGTGATCGGGCGCTACCTCAACCTCCCGCTCATTCGGGACCAGTGCGAGCGCATAGCCCCGCTCCTCGCCCGGAACGACGATGCCGAGGACGCAGCGGCCCGGGCGATCATGACCACCGACACCTTCCCGAAACACGCCCTTGTCGAGACCGGGTCGTTCTCTGTCGGCGGGATCACCAAGGGGAGCGGGATGATCGCCCCCAACATGGGGACGATGCTTGCGTTCATCTACACCGACGCTGAGGTTGAGGCCCCGGTCCTCCACGATATCCTCCGCCAGGCGACCCGGCGGTCCTTCAACCGGGTCGTGGTCGATGGGGACACGAGCACGAACGATGTGGCCCTCTGCACCGCGACTGGGGCTGCAGGAAAGGTGAACCGGGAGGAACTCGCAGACGCCATCGAGGCCGTCTGCCGCAACCTCGCGGTCCAGATCGCCCGCGACGGCGAAGGAGCGACGAAACTCCTCGAGGTCACGGTCCGCGGCGCCGCAGACGAGGACGAGGCCGCCGCCGTGGCGCGGACGATCGTCGCCTCCCCGCTCGTCAAGACCGCCATCTATGGCGAGGACCCGAACTGGGGCCGGGTGGTCGCGGCCGCCGGCCGGTCGGGCGCTGAGTTCGACCCCTACGCGGTCTCCCTCCGGGTCGGGGGGGTGCCCCTCGTCGTCCGCGGCGAGATCGTCGCCGATCTCGGAGCGGCGAAGGTCGCGATGCACGGTGATACCGTCTCCTTCGACCTCGACCTTGCGGCAGGCGATGGGAAGGCGACGGCGTGGGGATGTGACCTCACCGAGAGATACGTGGAGATCAACGGGAAGTATACGACATGAAACGAGAAGACGTGTTGATGGAGGCACTCCCCTATATCCAGAAGTTTTACGGGAAGACGATCGTGATCAAACTCGGCGGCCACGCGATGGTCGACCAGAGCATCCTTGAGACAGTGATCAGGGATGCCGTCCTCCTCCGCTATGTGGGGATGAAGGTTGTCCTGGTCCACGGCGGAGGACCCGAGATCACCGCAAAGATGCGGGCGATGGGCAAGGAACCGAAGTTCGTCGGCGGGCTTCGGATCACTGACCCCGAGACCCTCGAGATCGCACAGATGGTCCTCGTCGGCAAGATCAACGACGGGATCGTCTCCCTCATCGCGAACTGCGGCACCCGGGCGGTCGGGATCTCCGGGAACGACGCAAACCTCCTCATCGCCCGGAAGATGGAGCCCCAGCGGGTGATGGTGGGGGATGTTGTCCAGGAGGTGGACCTCGGCAGGGTCGGCGAGATCGAGGAGGTCGACCCCGAGGTGCTCCACTGCCTCCTCGCCCAGGGCTACATCCCGGTGGTGGCGCCGATGGCCCTCGACCGGCAGGGCGGGAGCCTGAACATCAACGCCGATACCGCGGCCGCCGAGATCGCGATCGCTCTTCGGGCATTCAAGTTGATCAACCTCACCGACGTCGATGGGGTGATGAACGCCGACCGAACCCGGGTCTACCACCGCTTGACGCTCCCCGAGGCTGAGGCGATGATCAGCGACGGGACGATCGCCGGCGGGATGATCCCGAAACTCGAGGGCTGTATGAAGGCGGTCAGGAACGGCGTTACGAGCGCTCACGTCGTGAACGGCAACCGGGAGCACAACCTGCTCCTCGAGCTCTTCACCGACGAGGGCGTCGGGACGATGATCACACTCTAAATCTTTTTTTCACGGCAGGTTGCCGTCCCCGGTGCACTCCCGCTGCCGCTCTTCGTTCATCTCGATCAGGATCTCAAAGATCTTCCGGACGGCGACCGGGTCGATCCGGCTCTCGACGGCGTGGGTGAAGACCCGGTCGAGGACCACTTTCCGCTGCTCGTCGTCGCGGATAGGTAGGCCGTTCTCCTGTTTGAGGCGGGCGATCCGCGCCGCCAGTCTCTGCCGTTCTGCAACAAGATCGATGATTTGCTCATCGATCTCCTGGATTCCGTTCCTGACGGCATCAAGGGACATACTCCATGATTAGCCCCGGCGGGGGAATAAACATGACGGGCCTGGCGGGGGGATGCACCCGGTGTGCCCGGGCGTTGGGCGAGGGTATCCCACAACGGTCATGCGACCATTTCGGCCGCAGGCCCGATCGATGAAGATCAGGTCTCCGTGGGTCTGTCCCTGTGCAGTGGACCCGGAGTGGAGATCGGGGGTCTCCCTTTGATGCGACGATACCCGCGAAACCCCTCACCCCGCCCCCCTAGTGTATCATTTCATCTAATATTGTCCATGCAATACCATCTCACGCGAAGGGCGCGAAGCCGCGAAGTTCGGTTGCTGGGCGGCAGAGTCCCCTTCGCGTTCTTCGCGCCTTCGCGCGAGGTGGCGATCGCTCGCCCCGCATCAGGACCCGCAACATAAGGTGAAACGGTCCAGTAGTGGAGCATTGCATCTAATATTGTCCATGCAATACCATCTCACGCGAAGGGCGCGAAGCCGCGAAGTTCGGTTGCTGGGCGGCATAGTCCCCTTCGCGTTCTTCGCGCCTTCGCGCGAGGTGGCGATCGCTCGCCCCGCATCAGGACCCGCAACATAAGGTGAAACGGTCCAGTAGTGGAGCATTGCATCTAATATTGTCCATGCAATACCATCTCACGCGAAGGGCGCGAAGCCGCGAAGTTCGGTTGCTGGGCGGCATAGTCCCCTTCGCGTTCTTCGCGTCTTCGCGTGAGGTGGCGATCGCTCGCCCCGCATCAGGACCCGCAACATAAGGTGAAACGGTCCACTAGGGCGCAGGGGCAATCGTGGCGAAGAGCCACCACGGTCCACTGTCCTGGGTTCTGTCCTCGTTTCCACTGTTCCTCAAATCACCTGGAATACCATTTACTGCAGCCCGTCGCGTCCCGGAAGAAGCGAAGAATCTTATGATCCCGGCGCAAACCTGGTACCGGATGCTGGAAAAAATACCGCCACGCGAGCGCCGGGATCTCCTGATCGCGTGGCTTGCCATCTCACTCGCCTTCACCCTGATCTTCATCCGGGGTGGGGTGGACATCATCGGGCTCATCTTCTTCTTCGTGCTCTCTCTCCTCACGGTAGGGGTCGCCTTCGTCCTCCACGAGCTCGCGCACAAGTTTGCCGCGATGCGCTACGGTTACTGGGCTGAATTCCAGAAAGATAACCAGATGCTCCTCGTCGCCGTGGTGATGGCGGCGCTTGCGGGGATCGTCTTTGCGGCCCCGGGAGCGACCTACATCTACGGAAACGTGAATAGGACTGAGAATGGGCTGATATCGGCGGCAGGACCGATCACGAACCTCATCCTCTGCATACCGTTCGCGGTCCTCATGCTCTTCGGCGGCGGCCTCATCGGCATCGTGGGCCTCGTCGGGCTCCGGGTCAACGCCATGATTGCCACCTTCAACATGCTCCCGGTCGGCGTTCTCGACGGCCGCAAGGTCCTCTCCTGGAACCCGGCCGCGTTTGCAATGCTCATGGCCGCCTCTCTCGGGGTCCTTATCTGGTCGCTCTTCTGAGAGACCTTCGCCCGGGGGCTATCCTGGCCCCCCGAGGCGCGATACTCGGACCGTCCTGGACTGCCTGAGGGGCTCAACCCTCCGCAGACGGCCCCCGGAGTGCTCATGAAATCCGGGGACCTTCAATCGCTGGAGACTTCTGGGATGAGCCCCCTTGTTTTATGTCGTTCGCTTCAGCGTGAACCGAAACGCCGCGCCGCATTCCGGGTGTCCCGGCACCCGGTCGTCGACCCAGATCCGGCCGCCGTAGCGCGTAATAAGCATCCGGGTGATGTAGAGCCCGAGGCCCTGGCCACTCTTCTGGTTCCTGCTCTGCCCAAACCGCATGAATACGGCTTCTTTCATCTCGTCAGGGACCCCCGGCCCGGTGTCCTCGATCGAGACCAGGACGTCATCGCCGCTCTCCTCCACCCTGATGGTGACCTCGACCGCCGGTCCCCCGAACTTGATGGCGTTCCCGATCAGGTTCGTGAAGACCTCCGGGAGGAGCTGGTCGGCCATGATCACGAGATCTCTGCGGTCGTATTGGAAGGTGACCTCGGAGAAGATCTCGATCTCGTCCTGGATAACCTGGTCAAGATCGACCGGCACGAGTATGGTCGACTCGTGGTGGATCCGGCGGATGGTCGAGACGTTCCGTAAGATCTCGATGCTCTTCCTGATGCTGCTCCGGAGCCTCTGTGCGTAACCCCTCGCTTCCCCCTCGAGCATATTGATGAGGAGATCGGTGTAGAGGCTCGAGACGTTCTCAGCGTTCCTGATATCGTGGCTGAGGATATCGAGGTAGAGGTTCGCCTCCCGCTTGGCCCTCTCCAGTTGCCGGATCAGCATGGTGCGCTCGATGGAACTCCCGATCTCCCTTCCGATGGCCACCAGGAGGGAGCGTTCGACGTCGGTGAACTGTTTGCGGTCGTGAGGCACCACGTTCAGGGACCCGACGACCCTTCCGGGCGCCACGATCGGGATGCTGGCATACGGGGGTATGTCGCGCTCCCCAGGGTCGTCGACGAAGAGGGGCTCTCCCGCCACGAATACATCCGCGTACGGCGGTACGGCGATGTCGGGGACGCCAGGCGGTGGGATGAAGTCATCCGGCATGCCCCGGACGCAGACGAGCCGGGCGCTCTGCCGGCCTGGTTCGACCAGGTAGATCCCGCCGCCCCGGAGATCGAGGAGGGCGATGGTTGCCGCGAGCACGTCCTCCAGCGCCTCCTCGATGTCGGTCGCGGATGTCGATACGCCGATGATCTGGTTTAAGACCGAGAGTTTCCGGTTATGGGCCTGGATCTCCGCCTCGGCCCGTTTCAGGTCGGTGATATCTGCGATCGAGGCCATGAGGCAGATCGGGGCCCCGGCGTCGTTCGTGACCAGGTTCCCGGAGTACGTGACATAGAACGCCGTCCCGTCCCGGCGTCTTCCGATCCGCTCGCCGACATACCTTCCGGAAACAAGGAGTGCCCGGAGAGCATCTGTAGCATCCTCTTCGTCCTGCCAGAACTCAGTAATCGATCGCCCGAGCACCTCGGCGGCGGAGGTATAGCCCCACATGGAGAGAAACGCCTGGTTGACGTAGGTCAGGCGGCCGTCGAGATCAGAGATCGTGAACGCATTGAGCGAGGATGCTATCGCCATATCACGGATCCGGAGATCCTGCTCGGCCAGTTTCCGCTGGCCGATATCGATCCCGGATCCCATCAGGCAGAGCGGCCTGCCTGACTCGTCGGTGACGACGGAGAGAGCAAGTTGCATGGGAAAGGTCGTCCCGTCACACCGTTGCGCCTCTATCTCCCCGAGCCAGGCGCCGTTCCGGAGGGCCTCTACCCTGGTCCGCTCCCCCTCCTCCCGGTCGGCCCAGATCATCGAGAACGGCTTCCCGATGACCTCTTCCTCTCGCTCCCATCCATGCACGGCGAGGGAGGCACGGTTGACGTAGATGATCCTCCCCTCGAGGTCGGCGAGGGCGACGGCACCAAGTGACGACGCTATCGCCATGTCCTTGATCCGGAGTTCGAGGTCGGCACGCTTCTGCTCGGTGATGTCCCGGAGGGAGCAGAGCATTCCGGTGGCGTTTCCGCGGTCGTCTTCCAGGGCGCTGAGGGTCGCATCGACGAATAGGGCTTCCCCGTCCCGTTTCCGGTGGATGGTGACGCCGCGCCAGATTCCTGGATCCTGGAGGGCGGTTTGGGCCTCCTCTTCGTCGTCCGGGCGGAGCCATTCGTAGGTGAAGAAGTCCGTGTTGAGCCTGCCGAGAGCCTCACTCGAAGAGACGCCGTAGAGCCGCTCTGCGGCCCGGTTCATGTAGGTGATCCGCCCATCCGCGTCGACCGCGATCACGGCGTCATCCACCTGCCCGAGCACCAGGGCCTGGAACTGGAGCTGTTCTTCCACCCGTTTCCGCCTGGTGACGTCCCGGCTGATCCCGAGCAGGTTGCGGACGGTGCCGTCGCTTTCCGTCATCGGGATGAGGCGTGTCTCAAGCCAGGTGCCGCCATCGTCCCCAAGCAGCAGGGTCTCCTCGGTGAGGGATCCCGCGGCTGGCTCCGCCGCCTTCCGGAGCATCGCAACCCACCTCTCTGCAATCCGGGGCGGAAACATCTCCCTGACGTTCATCCCCTGCAGCGCCCCGGGCTCTCTATCAAGCAGGCGGCCGCCGGCACTGTTCACGTAGAGGGCATTCCCTTCCATGTCGACCAGAAAGATGATATCCGGCGCCGACTCCGCAAGCGCCCGGTAGCGCTTCTCGCTCTCCCGGAGCGCCTCTTCCATGCGCCTCTGCTCGGTGACATCGACCGCGGTGGCCATGATGCAGACTGGATCCCCGGACCTCTCAGTGACGAAGTTTAAGGTCACGTGGGCGGTAAACTCAGTCCCGTCGGCCCGCCTGCCGGTCAGTTCTTCGCTGCACTTACCCCGCTCAGCAAGCATCCGGAGAACCTCCCCGACCTTCCCGGGGTCTGCCCAGAACTCCGCAAGGTGCCGCCCGAGGATCTTGCCGGGGTCGGTGAGCCCGCCCATCTCGAGCAACGCCTGGTTGGCGTAGGTCAGGTATCCGTCGAGGTCGGCGATGGCGATTGCGGAGAGCGACGACTCCATCGCCATCTCACGGATCAGGAGTTCTCTCTCGGCCGCTTTCCTCTCTGTGATATCAGAGTGCGTTCCCACGATCCGGAGCGGCATCCCGTCCGCATCCCGGCTGACCACCTGGAGCCGGTCCAGCACGTAGATCCATCTCCCGGATGCTGACCGCGCCCGGAACTCCATCTCGAAACGATCGCGTCCTTCGGCGACCATATCGTTGAGCGCCGCCTCCACCCGGTCGCGGTCTTCAGGGTGGACGAGCGAGAGGAGCGAGGAGACCGTGGGCACGAACTCCCCCGGTTCGTAGCCGAGCATCGTGAAGCACCGCGGGCTGTAAAAGATCGTCCCGGTGCCGAGGTCCCAGTCGACCAGCCCGTCGTTTGCAGCCATGAGCGCAAGGTTCAGCCGCTCCTCACTCTCCTGCAACGCCTGCTCGGCACGCCTCCGTCCGGTCACGTCGAGGAGCGACATCACCGACCGGTTCGTCCCCGGGATCATGCCGATGGTGGCCTCGACGGTATGGATGTTCCCGGACCGGTCGGCAAACGAGAAGGAGTAGTTCTTCGGTGCGGCCAAAGGATCGCTCCGCCGAAGGGTGTGGTAGCCGGTAATCCGTCGGAGTTCTTCGGCCCGGGGAACAAAATCGGTCAGCCGTTTGACCCCGACGATCTCCCGGCGCGGGTACCCGGAGAGCCGCTCGAACTCGGTGTTCGCGACTGAGATGGTACCGCCGTCCTCGATGAGGATCGTCGCCGTCCCGGTGTACTCGACGATCTTCTCGTAGTCCCCGGCGTCCGGGAATTCCCGGAACCACAGTAACCAGCCCTCGTCGGACGGCGCCTTCCGGCCCGAACAGAGACACCGTCGCTCTCCCCCTTCCAGATCCCGGATCCGGCACTCAAACTCGGGGGCCTCACCTTCATCCTTGAGTGCCGCAAGGATTCTCCCGGCAAGATCCCCGTCCCCCCCGAGCGCGTGGATGGCCTGCCAAAGATCGCCCTCCGGCACCCCAAGCACCCGGCGGAAGGCCGGGTTTGCCCAGACTATTTTGTGATCCTCACCGACCAGGAGACACCAGTCATCGACACCGTCGAGTATCCGGTACTCCGGCGGCGCTTCATAAATGGTTCCCGGGGGCCTGATGGGAGTCACATACGCGTCCTTTTGTGGTCCTGAAAAACATCTCGCGTGTTTATACTGAAGAGAGTTCTCACCGAAATCTTATTAAAATACTCCGGTTGCAGACCAAAAGGAAATATTGTTGATCCGTACATCAGGGGCCGTGCCCGGGCATGCCGGCACGCGCGGGCTTTGGGAAATATTCTTCACTTTCTGTGTGCTCGTCTAGAACATCCTTTACCTGGGGGCTGTATCCGCGTTCCGATCCCGGGGATAGAATCCCACCTGCGGGTGCTCCGGGCCGGGTGGGACCTCAGGCCTCCGCGTCTTCTGGCGCCTGCAGCTTCCGGAGGAGGCCGACCACTTCCCGCCCCTTCTCCCACCCTTCCGCGAGTGCGGAGGGGTGCCCTGCAATCCCGCCGTAGCGGTCCAGGTCGTTTGCGATGACGTTATCCCAGTACTCAAACCCGGTGGTGTTGAAGAAGGCGGTGATTGCAGGGAATGCCGCGTCAAAGACGTTCTCCCACCCAAGCCCGGCGGTCGATATGAAGATCCCCTTATGATGCCGGGTGTGTTCGGCGGTGAAGTAGAGGGTCTTCATGATGAACTTGCGCGCCCAGATGTACTGGGCCCGGTCGATCAGTCCCTTGAGTTCCGCCGTGATCCCCATCGAGTAGATGGGGGACGCGACAGCGAGGACATCGGCGGCGGCGATCTTCTCAAAGACCGGGGTGAGGTCGTCCTGGATGACGCAGACCCCGGTCCGGTGGCAGGCGTTGCACCCCCGGCACGAGGCGTAGTCAAGCGACCGAAGGACGATCTTCTCGACCTCCGCCCCCGCCTCCCGGGCACCCTCAAGCACGGCGTCAAGCAGGGTCTCGGTGTTCCCGTGCCGCCGGGGGCTCCCCGATATCCCGAGGACTCTTAAGGGTACGGTCATGCCACGCCGACCTCCCGCAGGTGTGCGATGACCTCTCCTGCCAGGGTTTCTGCATCGTGCATGGCGGTGGGGTGGCGGTCGATCGCGCCCTTCTCATCGACGCCGTTCACCATCAGGTACCTGATATCTCTATTTCTGACGTCGATGACGTTGAAGAAGCACTTCACCGACGGGATCGCCGCGTCAAAGACGTTCTCCCAGGTCTGCCCGGCGGTCGAGAGGAAGATCCCGACCCGCTTCCCTTTGCGCTCCGGCGGGACGACCGGGAGGCCGAGGACGTACTTCCGGGAGCGGAAGACCTGCGTCCGGTCGACCAGCACCTTCGCCTGCGCCGCAAGCCCCATGCAGTAGATGGGGGACGCGAGGACGATGCAGTCGGCCGCTACGATCCGGTCGTGGAGGTAGTCCATATAATCCCGCTGGACGCACCGGTTGAGCTTCTCACAGGCGTTGCACCCCCGGCAGGGTCTGATATCTGCTTCCGGGACGATGATCTTCTCGACCGCTGCTCCCTCCCTCTCCATCGCCGCGAGCACCCGGTCGAGCAGGGTCTCGGAGTTGCCGTGGCGACGGGGCGAGGTCGCAAACGCGAGGACGTCAATGGTCATATAGGAAGTATTGTCGGGCCGGAGGTAAAAAAAGTGCCGGGGTATTCCGGCGGCGAAGAGCGGTCCGTCACTGTGGTCCCGCCTGCCTCCTCCCGCTACTCCGGTACCTTCTCCTGCGACAATCCGATCGCGAGCGTGTAGCAGAGGATGAGCATCACGAACAGGAACGGAAACGCCGCCG is a genomic window of Methanoculleus bourgensis MS2 containing:
- the argJ gene encoding bifunctional glutamate N-acetyltransferase/amino-acid acetyltransferase ArgJ; the protein is MKSICATKGVSAAGIKEGKFGLALIRASGTAAGVFTSNKMRAAPVEVMMDRMRRGRLDAVVVNSGCANAYTGKRGIRDAEEMCAIAAAPLGLEPESVGVASTGVIGRYLNLPLIRDQCERIAPLLARNDDAEDAAARAIMTTDTFPKHALVETGSFSVGGITKGSGMIAPNMGTMLAFIYTDAEVEAPVLHDILRQATRRSFNRVVVDGDTSTNDVALCTATGAAGKVNREELADAIEAVCRNLAVQIARDGEGATKLLEVTVRGAADEDEAAAVARTIVASPLVKTAIYGEDPNWGRVVAAAGRSGAEFDPYAVSLRVGGVPLVVRGEIVADLGAAKVAMHGDTVSFDLDLAAGDGKATAWGCDLTERYVEINGKYTT
- a CDS encoding sensor histidine kinase, whose protein sequence is MTPIRPPGTIYEAPPEYRILDGVDDWCLLVGEDHKIVWANPAFRRVLGVPEGDLWQAIHALGGDGDLAGRILAALKDEGEAPEFECRIRDLEGGERRCLCSGRKAPSDEGWLLWFREFPDAGDYEKIVEYTGTATILIEDGGTISVANTEFERLSGYPRREIVGVKRLTDFVPRAEELRRITGYHTLRRSDPLAAPKNYSFSFADRSGNIHTVEATIGMIPGTNRSVMSLLDVTGRRRAEQALQESEERLNLALMAANDGLVDWDLGTGTIFYSPRCFTMLGYEPGEFVPTVSSLLSLVHPEDRDRVEAALNDMVAEGRDRFEMEFRARSASGRWIYVLDRLQVVSRDADGMPLRIVGTHSDITERKAAERELLIREMAMESSLSAIAIADLDGYLTYANQALLEMGGLTDPGKILGRHLAEFWADPGKVGEVLRMLAERGKCSEELTGRRADGTEFTAHVTLNFVTERSGDPVCIMATAVDVTEQRRMEEALRESEKRYRALAESAPDIIFLVDMEGNALYVNSAGGRLLDREPGALQGMNVREMFPPRIAERWVAMLRKAAEPAAGSLTEETLLLGDDGGTWLETRLIPMTESDGTVRNLLGISRDVTRRKRVEEQLQFQALVLGQVDDAVIAVDADGRITYMNRAAERLYGVSSSEALGRLNTDFFTYEWLRPDDEEEAQTALQDPGIWRGVTIHRKRDGEALFVDATLSALEDDRGNATGMLCSLRDITEQKRADLELRIKDMAIASSLGAVALADLEGRIIYVNRASLAVHGWEREEEVIGKPFSMIWADREEGERTRVEALRNGAWLGEIEAQRCDGTTFPMQLALSVVTDESGRPLCLMGSGIDIGQRKLAEQDLRIRDMAIASSLNAFTISDLDGRLTYVNQAFLSMWGYTSAAEVLGRSITEFWQDEEDATDALRALLVSGRYVGERIGRRRDGTAFYVTYSGNLVTNDAGAPICLMASIADITDLKRAEAEIQAHNRKLSVLNQIIGVSTSATDIEEALEDVLAATIALLDLRGGGIYLVEPGRQSARLVCVRGMPDDFIPPPGVPDIAVPPYADVFVAGEPLFVDDPGERDIPPYASIPIVAPGRVVGSLNVVPHDRKQFTDVERSLLVAIGREIGSSIERTMLIRQLERAKREANLYLDILSHDIRNAENVSSLYTDLLINMLEGEARGYAQRLRSSIRKSIEILRNVSTIRRIHHESTILVPVDLDQVIQDEIEIFSEVTFQYDRRDLVIMADQLLPEVFTNLIGNAIKFGGPAVEVTIRVEESGDDVLVSIEDTGPGVPDEMKEAVFMRFGQSRNQKSGQGLGLYITRMLITRYGGRIWVDDRVPGHPECGAAFRFTLKRTT
- a CDS encoding peptidase M50 → MLEKIPPRERRDLLIAWLAISLAFTLIFIRGGVDIIGLIFFFVLSLLTVGVAFVLHELAHKFAAMRYGYWAEFQKDNQMLLVAVVMAALAGIVFAAPGATYIYGNVNRTENGLISAAGPITNLILCIPFAVLMLFGGGLIGIVGLVGLRVNAMIATFNMLPVGVLDGRKVLSWNPAAFAMLMAASLGVLIWSLF
- a CDS encoding ADP-ribosylglycohydrolase family protein, with the protein product MLDQFKGCLLGAAMGDALGMARESTPPDFQRLHEGYRRAWRGHPNAGLKPGRFTDDTQMMLLVAGMLVGGTYSEQGYAAALARMYMNEELRFPDAAVDAACRRLLLSGEQLGGVASNTAGCISISIPFALAYSDPVDVTERVVQACSVTHTHPAAHAGAVTVAMLVHYAVRGRPDALSLAEKHAGLEDITLGNKIRAAVRLANEGISLESALSVIGNDVTVYQTVPLAFFLIHRIRDVSVLLNTAAHVGGNTDTIAFICGAYAGATYGKSALPRDLLEGLEGRDAIESMAARLYERYITKP
- the argB gene encoding acetylglutamate kinase; amino-acid sequence: MKREDVLMEALPYIQKFYGKTIVIKLGGHAMVDQSILETVIRDAVLLRYVGMKVVLVHGGGPEITAKMRAMGKEPKFVGGLRITDPETLEIAQMVLVGKINDGIVSLIANCGTRAVGISGNDANLLIARKMEPQRVMVGDVVQEVDLGRVGEIEEVDPEVLHCLLAQGYIPVVAPMALDRQGGSLNINADTAAAEIAIALRAFKLINLTDVDGVMNADRTRVYHRLTLPEAEAMISDGTIAGGMIPKLEGCMKAVRNGVTSAHVVNGNREHNLLLELFTDEGVGTMITL
- a CDS encoding CBS domain-containing protein → MAVLIKDIMTPDPVTVRVDSPVREAAGLLRKYHIGGLPVMDGDRVAGIVTETDIISLLDVGDLSSDLWLPSPLEVIEVPIREFINWEKTKRALTDISDMEVRRVMSSPVVTIDEESDIVDAASLMLRERIARLPVLRDGKLVGIVTRADIVRGIGAPAGEEEEA
- the argC gene encoding N-acetyl-gamma-glutamyl-phosphate reductase — its product is MEIAIIGASGYTGGELMRLLLNHSSADVVTATSRKLDGTPVASVHPHLRGLTDLVFRNIEAGDIDADFAFLAVPHTAAMKIAGTLAERGIKTVDLSADYRLAKDVYEKTYGVRHEAYFEAPYGLVELHRDEVRGASFVANPGCFPTGATLAAAPLAKFAHTIIYDSKTGVTGAGNTPSGTTHYPNVGDNFSAYKWTTHRHLAEMKQEAARLGSTARCYFTPHLLPVNRGILTTAHILLREPMEQDEVEALYRKFYEDEFFVRYQKPTLAAVRGTNFCDVAVESEGDRVVAISAIDNLVKGASGQAIQNMNLMCGFAEDDGLRFAGMLP
- a CDS encoding chorismate mutase yields the protein MSLDAVRNGIQEIDEQIIDLVAERQRLAARIARLKQENGLPIRDDEQRKVVLDRVFTHAVESRIDPVAVRKIFEILIEMNEERQRECTGDGNLP